A part of Liolophura sinensis isolate JHLJ2023 chromosome 1, CUHK_Ljap_v2, whole genome shotgun sequence genomic DNA contains:
- the LOC135476793 gene encoding E3 ubiquitin-protein ligase RING2-A-like, translating into MATEVVHAPNKTWELSPYELHRTPQEAITDSTVIAVSPRSLHSELMCPICLDMLKNTMTTKECLHRFCQDCIITALRSGNKECPTCRKKLVSKRSLRPDPNFDALISKVYPSRDEYDALQERVLAKLNKSHSNAALSNSIQEGIRLQSINRPQRVRKHASMDGDTPRPDNLDLLDGETSNETTPRKRQKTYSDDSSGENSVGEGVSEPPLEPPEIPVRDIELVFKPHPQEADGDGTLQTRYIKTTANASVEHLSKYLAIRLKLDAHKTENGGSPADEKKYAIYIATAPGSYAMLNGLMTLEQVNEKFWRINRPLEMYYLQMKKENGVAVTSSRKDSEKN; encoded by the exons ATGGCAACCGAAGTGGTGCATGCCCCGAACAAAACCTGGGAATTAAGTCCCTACGAGCTGCACAGGACTCCACAGGAAGCCATCACCGACAGCACAGTTATTGCTGTATCCCCAAGAAGCTTGCATAGCGAGCTAATGTGCCCAATATGTCTAGATATGTTGAAGAACACAATGACTACAAAAGAATGTTTACATCGTTTTTGCCAGGATTGTATTATCACTGCTCTTCGCAGCGGCAACAAGGAATGTCCAACGTGCCGAAAAAAACTTGTTTCTAAAAGGTCATTAAGACCAGATCCCAATTTTGATGCGCTGATCAGCAAGGTTTATCCCAGTAGGGACGAGTATGATGCTCTCCAAGAACGAGTGCTTGCCAAACTTAACAAAAGTCACAGTAATGCAGCTCTGTCAAACAGCATCCAAGAGGGAATTAGACTTCAGTCCATAAACCGACCACAGCGCGTGCGGAAACATGCCTCTATGGATGGTGATACGCCACGGCCCGATAATCTGGATTTACTTGATGGGGAAACATCAAATGAGACCACTCCAAGAAAGAGACAGAAAACCTATTCCGACGATTCCAGTGGGGAGAACTCAGTTGGTGAAGGTGTGTCAGAGCCTCCATTAGAACCCCCTGAGATTCCTGTCAGAGACATTGAACTGGTGTTCAAACCCCACCCACAGGAAGCAGATGGAGATGGCACATTACAAACACGATATATCAAAACTACAGCAAATGCATCAG ttGAACATTTGTCCAAATACCTGGCAATTCGCTTGAAACTGGATGCTCATAAAACGGAAAACG GAGGAAGTCCTGCCGACGAGAAGAAATATGCCATCTATATAGCCACGGCACCTGGCTCCTACGCTATGCTGAATGGACTGATGACTCTAGAGCAAGTGAATGAGAAATTTTGGCGGATCAATCGGCCCCTGGAGATGTACTATTTACAAATGAAGAAGGAGAATGGGGTGGCAGTCACCAGCAGCCGAAAAGACTCTGAGAAAAATTGA
- the LOC135461895 gene encoding transcription factor E4F1-like, translated as MSSESDKPSAVRVHIVVAGEEEGTTYDDVHYCGKCKLVFSNIKDYLEHKVSHDSCQVTYSRSAKDRRMFVPNVVPKKNIKTNQDAAATQTSQEKKPVQKRVSSQQKAVDESLITQKFTYSCSVCTKEFNRVAALKRHLEYDHKLRQDSDPFKESAHTSGTDEEHEGAAEEDREEDDQPVQKKPRTRRTTGLGDKPHICEICGNKFKEASVLKTHMLIHTNERLFPCTVDGCSYSFKTKGSLTRHLRRHTGEKPYSCNLCGRSFSESGALTRHLKSRTPCRNKSDTDLPRYGKRWGFEHPAPIDEKAPGSVQGPSVNLQVTAERGEEEKGGKGAEEADVEDSQGEKEGASVNPEINTKRDSVELGEEVIDASEEKTILTMPVQLPENACRVCRLSCGSVEDLKSHLRLHLADTSFRCELCHYVADSQDQLLHHKQNIHVQKTHQGPVVTIAQVPNDSTAATSEKTLSRDAKLAVQQLLEVQGYGSDVSSVSMSQGEKAVYTCPICQKSLRGQSYINQHMKTHTGERPFKCMQCEKTFTCRDTLTKHVAVHTEERQYKCGECGKLFKRISHVREHLKSHSGERPFQCNVCEKTFKTSNAAKVHSRTHSDVLPYECLQCHKFFREKGSLQRHVRMHTGEKPFKCKHCGRAFAEHGTLGRHLKAKVPCTYFPQGENKSQEGYPTVLAEFSSVVADTQQYIMPDTLPVSTASQDSHGQLSTELVVVQASEIPVDQIQNVEIIASGAGEETMVLNSAEDLEEGSQYVVLGEPGDDLRVLDPHTGQTVATVPAHMVSMAQEEGDIEALIMNPDNDVEGVVMNSDHQYPQEFQLGVMHSSSQAIHDSQVQTVRIIDAGSGVRTVRINEDGSAVETVRINEDGSDVQTVRINKDSNGVQNVRIMQAEDGVHTVRISEDGNVVQTVNMSEVGSSAQVETMSEISGNVEAVTMSQDSDVVSQEEACVETIIMMTEEQMEVTDSINQVILQDKRLGENNTQGQPSGLGKSTTAGDPLTGTEST; from the exons ATGTCTTCCGAGAGCGACAAACCATCAGCGGTTCGGGTTCACATTGTCGTCGCCGGGGAAG AGGAAGGGACAACATATGATGATGTTCACTATTGTGGGAAGTGTAAGTTGGTCTTCTCTAATATCAAAGACTATTTGGAGCATAAGGTTTCACATGACAGCTGTCAAGTGACATACAGTCGCTCTGCAAAAGACCGGCGCATGTTTGTACCCAATGTTGTTCCgaagaaaaacatcaaaaccAATCAAGATGCAGCTGCCACACAGACAAGCCAGGAGAAGAAACCGGTCCAGAAGAGAG TATCCAGCCAACAAAAGGCTGTGGATGAAAGCTTGATTACTCAGAAGTTCACCTATAGCTGTTCTGTTTGTACCAAAGAATTCAACAG GGTAGCAGCTTTGAAACGGCACCTGGAGTATGACCACAAGTTACGACAAGACTCTGACCCTTTCAAGGAGTCTGCTCACACCTCAGGGACAGACGAGGAGCATGAGGGTGCAGCGGAGGAGGACAGAGAGGAAGATGATCAGCCTGTCCAGAAGAAGCCCCGGACTAGGAGGACAACAGGCCTGGGGGATAAACCTCACATCTGTGAAATCTGTGGCAACAAGTTCAAAGAG GCTAGTGTGCTGAAGACCCATATGCTGATTCACACCAATGAGAGACTGTTTCCCTGCACAGTTGATGGATGTTCGTACTCATTCAAGACCAAGGGTTCACTTACCCGACATCTCAGGCGTCATACAG gaGAAAAGCCCTACTCATGTAACCTTTGTGGTCGTAGCTTTTCTGAAAGTGGGGCCCTCACTAGGCATTTAAAATCAAG AACTCCATGTAGAAATAAGTCGGACACAGACCTTCCAAGGTATGGAAAGAGATGGGGCTTTGAACACCCAGCACCCATAGATGAAAAAGCACCTGGAAGTGTACAAGGGCCATCTGTCAACCTCCAGGTAACCGCAGAGAGAGGTGAGGAGGAGAAGGGTGGGAAAGGGGCCGAGGAGGCTGATGTAGAGGACAGCCAAGGAGAGAAAGAGGGGGCGTCCGTAAATCCGGAGATAAACACG AAGAGGGATTCTGTTGAATTAGGAGAGGAAGTTATAGACGCTTCTGAGGAGAAGACTATCTTAACCATGCCTGTGCAACTGCCAGAGAACGCCTGTAGG GTGTGTAGATTGAGTTGTGGCAGTGTGGAGGATCTCAAATCACATTTACGCCTGCACCTGGCTGATACCTCGTTCCGCTGTGAACTGTGTCACTATGTGGCCGACTCACAAGACCAACTGCTTCACCAtaaacagaatatacatgtccAAAAG ACCCATCAGGGGCCCGTTGTCACCATTGCTCAGGTACCCAATGATAGTACAGCTGCCACTTCAGAGAAAACACTCAG CAGGGATGCTAAACTGGCTGTTCAGCAGCTGTTGGAGGTTCAAGGGTATGGCTCTGATGTGTCCTCGGTCAGCATGAGCCAGGGGGAGAAGGCCGTGTACACCTGCCCGATATGTCAGAAATCATTACGTGGTCAGAGCTACATCAACCAGCACATGAAGACTCATACAG GGGAACGCCCTTTCAAATGCATGCAATGTGAGAAGACATTCACCTGTCGGGACACCCTGACCAAACATGTGGCCGTGCACACAGAGGAGAGACAGTACAAGTGTGGAGAGTGTGGGAAGCTGTTTAAGAGGATCTCTCATGTCAGAGAGCACCTGAAGAGCCATAGTGGAGAGCGTCCATTCCAGTGCAACGTCTGTGAGAAGACCTTCAAAACATCA AATGCTGCCAAGGTTCACTCAAGAACCCACAGTGATGTTCTGCCTTATGAATGCCTTCAGTGCCACAAATTCTTCCGTGAAAAAGGCTCTCTTCAACGACATGTGCGAATGCATACTGGTGAAAAACCTTTCAAGTGTAAGCACTGTGGCAGagcctttgccgaacatggcaCTTTGGGAAGACACCTGAAAGCAAAAG TGCCTTGTACGTATTTCCCTCAGGGGGAAAACAAATCTCAGGAGGGCTACCCAACAGTACTGGCAGAGTTCTCCTCAGTGGTGGCTGACACCCAACAGTATATCATGCCTGATACCCTTCCTGTGTCCACTGCGTCCCAGGATTCACATGGACAACTG TCCACAGAGTTGGTTGTGGTTCAGGCCTCTGAGATTCCTGTGGATCAAATTCAGAATGTGGAGATCATAGCCTCTGGAGCAGGAGAGGAGACGATGGTGTTAAATAGCGCAGAGGATCTGGAGGAAGGCTCCCAGTATGTGGTGCTCGGGGAGCCAGGCGATGACCTGAGAGTGCTGGACCCACACACTGGGCAGACAGTGGCCACCGTGCCTGCCCACATGGTCTCTATGGCCCAGGAAGAGGGTGACATAGAGGCCCTGATCATGAACCCTGACAATGACGTGGAGGGAGTGGTCATGAACTCTGACCATCAATACCCCCAGGAGTTCCAACTAGGGGTCATGCATAGCAGCTCTCAGGCCATCCATGACAGTCAGGTACAGACTGTGAGGATCATTGATGCAGGGAGTGGTGTACGGACTGTGAGGATCAACGAGGATGGGAGTGCTGTAGAGACTGTGAGGATCAACGAGGATGGCAGTGATGTCCAGACTGTGAGGATAAACAAGGATAGCAATGGTGTGCAAAATGTGAGGATCATGCAGGCTGAGGATGGTGTTCACACTGTGAGGATCAGTGAGGATGGGAATGTTGTACAAACTGTTAACATGAGTGAGGTTGGCAGCAGTGCTCAAGTGGAGACAATGAGTGAGATTAGTGGTAATGTAGAAGCTGTGACCATGAGCCAGGACAGCGATGTGGTCAGCCAGGAAGAGGCATGTGTGGAGACCATCATTATGATGACTGAGGAGCAGATGGAAGTGACAGACTCAATCAATCAGGTAATCCTCCAGGACAAACGCCTCGGAGAAAACAACACGCAGGGACAACCTTCAGGCCTGGGAAAGAGTACCACTGCTGGAGATCCTCTGACAGGCACAGAATCAACTTAG